One window of the Egicoccus sp. AB-alg2 genome contains the following:
- a CDS encoding WhiB family transcriptional regulator, giving the protein MASTVRFVSEAWEQQARCRTEDPALFFGPAGFESKQDRQHREDAAKAVCAACPVLARCREHALMSGEAYGVWGGLGEMDRRSLLARQEPALASVRAG; this is encoded by the coding sequence GTGGCATCGACGGTCCGGTTCGTGAGCGAGGCCTGGGAGCAGCAGGCGCGGTGCCGGACCGAGGATCCGGCGCTGTTCTTCGGGCCAGCGGGCTTCGAGAGCAAGCAGGACCGCCAGCACCGCGAGGACGCCGCCAAGGCCGTCTGCGCCGCCTGTCCCGTCCTGGCGCGGTGCCGCGAGCACGCGCTGATGAGCGGCGAGGCGTATGGCGTGTGGGGCGGCCTGGGCGAGATGGACCGCCGCTCGTTGCTCGCGCGACAGGAACCGGCGCTGGCCTCCGTGCGGGCCGGCTGA